A stretch of Mus musculus strain C57BL/6J chromosome 19, GRCm38.p6 C57BL/6J DNA encodes these proteins:
- the Vldlr gene encoding very low-density lipoprotein receptor isoform X4 — translation MSSTDMRTCRINEISCGARSTQCIPVSWRCDGENDCDNGEDEENCGNITCSADEFTCSSGRCVSRNFVCNGQDDCDDGSDELDCAPPTCGAHEFQCSTSSCIPLSWVCDDDADCSDQSDESLEQCGRQPVIHTKCPTSEIQCGSGECIHKKWRCDGDPDCKDGSDEVNCPSRTCRPDQFECEDGSCIHGSRQCNGIRDCVDGSDEVNCKNVNQCLGPGKFKCRSGECIDMSKVCDQEQDCRDWSDEPLKECHINECLVNNGGCSHICKDLVIGYECDCAAGFELIDRKTCGDIDECQNPGICSQICINLKGGYKCECSRGYQMDLATGVCKAVGKEPSLIFTNRRDIRKIGLERKEYIQLVEQLRNTVALDADIAAQKLFWADLSQKAIFSASIDDKVGRHFKMIDNVYNPAAIAVDWVYKTIYWTDAASKTISVATLDGAKRKFLFNSDLREPASIAVDPLSGFVYWSDWGEPAKIEKAGMNGFDRRPLVTEDIQWPNGITLDLVKSRLYWLDSKLHMLSSVDLNGQDRRIVLKSLEFLAHPLALTIFEDRVYWIDGENEAVYGANKFTGSELATLVNNLNDAQDIIVYHELVQPSGKNWCEDDMENGGCEYLCLPAPQINDHSPKYTCSCPNGYNLEENGRECQSTSTPVTYSETKDINTTDILRTSGLVPGGINVTTAVSEVSVPPKGTSAAWAILPLLLLVMAAVGGYLMWRNWQHKNMKSMNFDNPVYLKTTEEDLSIDIGRHSASVGHTYPAISVVSTDDDLA, via the exons ATGTCATCAACAGATATGAGAACATGCCGCATAAATGAAATCAGCTGTGGCGCCCGTTCTACTCAGTGTATCCCCGTGTCCTGGAGATGCGATGGTGAAAATGATTGTGACAatggagaagatgaagaaaacTGTG GCAACATAACATGTAGTGCAGATGAGTTCACTTGCTCCAGTGGCCGCTGCGTCTCCAGAAACTTTGTGTGCAATGGCCAGGATGACTGTGACGATGGCAGTGATGAGCTGGACTGTGCTCCACCAACCTGCGGAGCCCACGAGTTCCAGTGCAGCACCTCTTCCTGCATTCCCCTCAGCTGGGTGTGTGATGATGACGCAGACTGTTCAGACCAATCAGACGAGTCTCTTGAGCAGTGTGGCCGTCAGCCTGTGATACATACCAAATGTCCTACCAGTGAGATCCAGTGTGGCTCTGGCGAGTGCATTCACAAAAAATGGCGGTGTGACGGAGACCCTGACTGCAAGGACGGCAGCGATGAGGTCAACTGCC CTTCTCGAACCTGCCGACCTGACCAGTTTGAATGTGAAGATGGTAGCTGTATCCACGGCAGCAGGCAATGCAATGGCATCCGAGACTGTGTTGATGGCTCTGATGAAGTCAACTGCAAAAACG TCAATCAGTGCCTGGGCCCTGGAAAGTTCAAGTGCAGAAGCGGGGAATGCATAGACATGAGCAAAGTATGTGACCAGGAACAAGACTGCAGAGACTGGAGTGACGAGCCCCTGAAGGAATGCC ATATCAACGAATGCCTGGTCAATAATGGTGGCTGTTCCCATATCTGCAAAGACCTAGTTATAGGTTATGAGTGTGATTGTGCAGCTGGGTTTGAACTGATAGATAGGAAAACCTGTGGAG ATATTGATGAATGCCAAAACCCGGGGATCTGCAGTCAAATTTGTATCAACTTAAAAGGCGGTTACAAGTGTGAATGTAGTCGTGGCTATCAAATGGATCTTGCCACTGGCGTGTGCAAGGCAGTAG GCAAAGAGCCGAGTCTGATCTTCACTAATCGAAGAGACATCAGGAAGATTGGCCTAGAGAGAAAGGAATACATCCAACTTGTAGAGCAACTAAGGAACACGGTGGCTCTCGATGCGGACATTGCAGCTCAGAAGCTGTTTTGGGCTGATCTCAGCCAGAAGGCCATCTTCAG TGCCTCAATTGATGACAAGGTTggtagacattttaaaatgatcGACAATGTCTATAATCCTGCAGCCATTGCTGTTGATTGGGTGTACAAGACCATCTACTGGACTGATGCGGCTTCTAAGACTATTTCAGTAGCTACCCTAGACGGAGCCAAGAGGAAGTTCCTGTTTAATTCTGACTTGCGAGAGCCTGCCTCCATAGCTGTGGATCCGTTGTCGGG CTTTGTTTACTGGTCAGACTGGGGCGAGCCAGCTAAAATAGAAAAAGCAGGAATGAATGGATTTGATAGACGTCCTCTGGTGACGGAGGACATCCAATGGCCTAATGGAATTACACTCG ACCTTGTCAAAAGCCGCCTCTACTGGCTGGATTCCAAGTTGCACATGCTCTCTAGTGTGGACCTGAATGGTCAAGATCGTAGGATAGTGCTCAAGTCTCTGGAGTTCCTAGCTCATCCTCTTGCACTCACCATATTTGAG GATCGCGTCTACTGgatagatggagaaaatgaagCAGTGTACGGTGCCAATAAATTCACTGGGTCAGAGCTGGCCACTCTAGTGAATAATCTCAATGATGCCCAAGACATCATTGTCTACCATGAACTCGTCCAGCCGTCAG GTAAAAACTGGTGTGAAGACGATATGGAGAATGGAGGATGTGAATATCTCTGCCTGCCAGCACCACAGATCAATGACCACTCTCCAAAATATACCTGTTCCTGTCCCAATGGGTACAATCTCGAAGAAAATGGACGAGAGTGTCAAA GTACTTCAACTCCTGTGACTTACAGTGAGACAAAAGATATCAACACAACAGACATTCTACGAACTAGTGGACTGGTTCCTGGAG GGATCAATGTGACCACAGCAGTATCAGAAGTCAGTGTTCCCCCAAAAGGGACTTCAGCTGCCTGGGCCATCCTTCCTCTCT tgctctTAGTGATGGCAGCAGTAGGTGGCTACTTGATGTGGAGGAATTGGCaacataaaaacatgaaaagCATGAACTTTGACAATCCTGTGTACTTGAAGACCACTGAAGAGGACCTGTCGATAGACATTGGTAGACACAGCGCTTCTGTAGGACACACATACCCAGCA ATATCAGTTGTAAGCACAGATGATGATCTGGCTTGA